The Zalophus californianus isolate mZalCal1 chromosome 8, mZalCal1.pri.v2, whole genome shotgun sequence genome has a segment encoding these proteins:
- the LOC113938497 gene encoding 60S ribosomal protein L12-like, translating into MPPKFDPNEIKVVYLRCTGGEVGATSALALKIGLLGPSPKKVGDDITKATGDWKGLRLTVKLTIQNRQAQIEVVPSASALIIKALKEPPRDRKKQKNIKHSGNITFDEIVNIARQRRHRSLARELSGTIKEIPGTAQSVGCNVDGRHPRDIIDDIIDNINSGAVECPVS; encoded by the coding sequence ATGCCGCCTAAGTTCGACCCCAACGAGATCAAAGTCGTGTACCTGAGGTGCACTGGTGGCGAAGTCGGTGCCACGTCTGCCCTGGCCCTGAAGATCGGCCTGCTGGGTCCgtctccaaaaaaggttggtgatgacatcacCAAGGCAACcggtgattggaagggtctaaggctgacggtgaaactgaccattcagaacagacaggcccagattgaagtggtaccttctgcctctgccctgattatcaaagccctcaaggaaccaccaagagacagaaagaagcagaaaaacattaagcacagtggaaatatcacttttgatgagattgtcaatattgcccGACAGAGGCGACACCGATCTttagccagagaactctctggaaccattaaagaaatcCCGGGGACggcccagtctgtgggctgcaatgtagATGGCCGCCACCCTCGtgacatcatagatgacatcatAGATAACATCAACAGTGGGGCGGTGGAATGCCCAGTGAGCTAA